In one window of Methanosarcina vacuolata Z-761 DNA:
- a CDS encoding DUF378 domain-containing protein: MAVRNPVDLLALILVIVGGLNWGLVGLFDFNLVDYIFGVGSTLSRIVYIIVGLAALYTIYFATRADTYHAREAPVHH; the protein is encoded by the coding sequence ATGGCAGTAAGAAATCCAGTAGATTTGCTCGCACTTATACTTGTTATAGTGGGCGGATTAAACTGGGGGCTTGTAGGGCTCTTCGACTTTAACCTTGTAGATTATATCTTCGGGGTGGGAAGTACACTTTCGAGAATTGTGTACATAATTGTTGGGCTTGCAGCACTTTATACGATTTATTTCGCTACAAGAGCTGACACGTATCACGCTCGTGAGGCCCCGGTACATCATTAA
- a CDS encoding DUF2298 domain-containing protein codes for MLGYLHVIFWFLFIEILGLVSMPLAGIAGNRLADKGYSAAKTLGIVLITYLTWLFSYVWGFNRHTILISVFLLCLISGIIYRKQRNLPEKKILLSNEFVFAASFFLFLLIRIYLSEIYRHEKFMDFAFLNAVMRTSSFPPADPWFASGSLDFYYYFGYLSVGVPGKLLSVEPSMLFNLAIALTFALSFNLLFGFGYNLTHGKIRYGLLTALSVILLGNLQGLKEFISMYLTRETAPIEYYWNSSRVIPYTINEFPYFSFIHGDLHSHMLAIPFQLLALAFLLNIYLRKDSNRVFESILELLIFSVSLGFLFPSNSWDFPIYLSLTFAVVFAFYYGNYIHSRSLYIHNKSLSRSVTGFLGTVVSVFTLSLLSYLPFYLSFKPQAAGGFDFVPPELRTTIGEFLVLFSLFLFLTFSFLMTRLESRKKIQYFILWTGISAFLARELAISLLVILLPLLALSLYSFLKDLPERSNAGFSSLLIAMAAFIAIICEVLFLDDPISGNFARMNTVFKFYMHLWVFLAIAASYSFYQLYSRYRSFPENGLPTNRVYGKKVWMFSLVLLVLSCSFFPVVATFTRIEDMNAKPALDGMEYMKELDSGDYAAIKWIQENLRGIPVILEASSDNSSYHYISRVSANTGLPTVIGWTSHERFWGRDNEEIMTRIEDVNAIYSTGSIKKALELMNKYNVNYVYIGQLERQTYDIKTDKFEDKTYFEPVYQGSVRIYKVKKGF; via the coding sequence GTGTTAGGTTATCTTCACGTAATTTTCTGGTTTCTATTTATAGAAATACTGGGCCTGGTTTCCATGCCTCTTGCTGGAATAGCGGGAAATCGGCTTGCTGACAAAGGTTATTCTGCAGCAAAGACTCTGGGAATAGTGCTCATTACGTACCTGACCTGGCTTTTTTCCTATGTATGGGGTTTTAACAGACATACGATCCTTATTTCAGTATTTCTGCTTTGCCTTATATCGGGAATTATCTATCGAAAACAAAGGAATTTACCGGAAAAGAAGATCCTGTTGTCAAATGAGTTCGTATTCGCTGCAAGCTTCTTTTTGTTTCTGCTTATACGTATTTATCTCTCTGAGATCTACAGGCATGAAAAGTTTATGGATTTTGCTTTTTTGAACGCAGTGATGAGAACCTCTTCATTTCCCCCGGCAGACCCCTGGTTTGCAAGCGGTTCCCTTGATTTTTATTACTATTTCGGATACCTTTCGGTGGGAGTGCCGGGAAAACTACTTTCTGTCGAACCGTCCATGCTTTTCAACCTGGCTATTGCGCTCACCTTTGCTCTGTCCTTCAATCTCCTTTTCGGGTTTGGATATAATCTTACTCATGGAAAAATAAGGTATGGACTTCTTACTGCTTTATCCGTGATCCTGCTGGGAAACTTGCAGGGACTTAAAGAATTCATATCCATGTATCTTACCAGAGAAACTGCACCAATAGAATACTACTGGAACAGTTCGAGAGTTATCCCATATACAATAAATGAATTTCCTTATTTCAGTTTCATACACGGAGACCTTCATTCTCACATGCTTGCAATTCCGTTCCAGCTTCTGGCACTTGCTTTTCTCCTGAACATATATCTCAGGAAAGACAGCAACCGGGTCTTTGAAAGTATACTGGAACTTCTGATTTTTTCAGTATCACTTGGTTTTTTATTTCCTTCCAATTCCTGGGATTTCCCGATATATCTCAGCCTAACATTTGCAGTTGTTTTTGCTTTTTACTACGGGAATTATATCCACAGTAGAAGCTTATATATCCACAATAAAAGCCTATCTAGATCCGTTACCGGTTTTCTGGGAACAGTTGTTTCAGTTTTCACTCTCAGCCTTCTTTCATATTTGCCCTTTTATCTATCATTTAAACCGCAAGCAGCCGGTGGATTTGACTTTGTTCCGCCAGAACTTCGCACAACAATTGGAGAATTCCTGGTCCTTTTCAGTCTCTTCCTTTTTTTGACCTTTTCTTTCCTCATGACCCGCCTGGAATCCAGAAAAAAAATACAATATTTCATCTTGTGGACTGGAATATCGGCATTTCTTGCCAGAGAACTGGCTATTTCCCTGCTTGTAATCCTCCTCCCACTACTTGCCCTTTCGCTCTATTCTTTCCTGAAAGACCTTCCTGAGAGAAGCAATGCAGGATTCAGCTCGCTTCTGATAGCAATGGCGGCATTCATAGCGATTATCTGTGAAGTTCTCTTTCTCGATGACCCCATTTCCGGGAATTTTGCCCGCATGAATACGGTTTTCAAATTTTACATGCATTTATGGGTTTTTCTGGCTATTGCAGCTTCTTATTCCTTCTATCAACTTTATTCCCGCTACAGGTCCTTTCCCGAGAATGGTCTTCCTACGAACAGGGTTTATGGAAAAAAAGTCTGGATGTTCTCACTCGTGCTTCTGGTTCTCTCATGCAGTTTCTTTCCTGTAGTAGCTACCTTTACGAGAATAGAAGATATGAATGCGAAACCTGCCCTTGACGGCATGGAATACATGAAAGAGCTGGATAGCGGAGATTATGCTGCCATAAAATGGATTCAGGAAAACCTCAGAGGAATTCCGGTAATACTTGAAGCTTCCTCAGACAACAGCAGTTATCATTATATCTCGCGTGTATCGGCAAATACCGGACTTCCTACGGTTATTGGATGGACAAGCCATGAGAGGTTCTGGGGAAGAGACAACGAAGAAATCATGACAAGAATTGAAGACGTAAATGCCATTTACAGTACCGGCAGTATAAAAAAAGCTCTTGAGCTCATGAATAAATATAACGTAAACTATGTTTATATCGGTCAACTTGAACGGCAGACGTATGATATAAAGACGGATAAGTTCGAGGACAAAACTTATTTTGAACCGGTTTACCAGGGTTCAGTCCGGATTTATAAAGTAAAAAAGGGGTTTTGA
- a CDS encoding flippase-like domain-containing protein encodes MVLPAYNEAANIEKAVLVTAETLFKTTDQFEIIIAEDGSTDGTDRMASGLAEQYAYVVHLHSDKRQGRGKALNRAFKAASGEVLCYIDVDLATDMRHLEKLIRAVSTEGYDFATGSRMMPESDAKRPFKREFASKGYNFLVRLFLRSKLYDHQCGFKAFRREALFELLDEVENDHWFWDTEVLVRAQHKGYRVIEFPVCWRHGGSSKVNLAKDVKGMGSEIFRLWRELSFPLEVSGKGKVFLTTALAILILAFVATFLGASDILENVKQASFRTLVLASLVYCVSWPLRGVRFQQILKRLGNQYGLGFLTGSIFISQSANVILPARIGDLSRMYILKKSKDLAFTTSFSSITVERVFDIVAITSIAILASSGAASHFELAPWMESLIKLSGLAVVLFFLILFIVSFREGNTRKRLEMKKSQNGTSGKIKSFASTLLHQMSVVAVRPSSFLAVTVSSLLIWGIDIFTCFLVLKSFPTVAESVSSTYMISLIFLAVALGNIAKIFPITPGAIGTYEVALTAVFGLGGIEPEIGFTVAVLDHIIKNSITLIGGGLALSELGLRWREVLCTDKDVLKG; translated from the coding sequence GTGGTTTTACCAGCTTATAACGAGGCAGCGAATATCGAGAAAGCGGTCTTAGTTACAGCAGAGACACTTTTTAAAACAACTGATCAGTTTGAGATTATCATAGCAGAAGATGGCAGCACGGACGGTACAGACCGGATGGCTTCCGGGCTTGCGGAGCAGTATGCTTATGTTGTCCACCTGCATTCGGATAAACGGCAGGGCCGGGGAAAAGCTCTTAACCGGGCTTTTAAGGCCGCTTCAGGAGAAGTCCTCTGCTATATTGATGTGGACCTTGCGACAGATATGAGGCATCTGGAAAAACTTATCAGGGCTGTGAGCACGGAAGGCTATGATTTTGCTACAGGCTCAAGAATGATGCCTGAAAGCGATGCAAAAAGACCTTTTAAGCGGGAGTTTGCAAGCAAGGGATATAATTTTCTTGTGAGGCTTTTTCTGCGTTCAAAACTCTATGACCACCAGTGTGGTTTTAAGGCTTTCAGGAGGGAAGCTCTCTTTGAACTTCTCGATGAGGTCGAGAATGACCACTGGTTCTGGGATACTGAAGTACTTGTCAGAGCCCAGCATAAAGGATATAGGGTAATAGAATTTCCGGTTTGCTGGAGACATGGAGGGTCAAGCAAGGTTAATCTGGCAAAAGATGTCAAAGGAATGGGGTCCGAGATATTCCGGCTCTGGAGGGAACTCTCATTCCCGCTCGAAGTTTCAGGAAAAGGAAAAGTCTTTTTAACAACTGCCCTTGCAATTCTGATCCTTGCATTTGTTGCAACCTTCCTGGGTGCATCCGATATTCTGGAAAATGTAAAGCAAGCGTCCTTCAGGACTCTGGTTCTAGCCTCTCTGGTGTACTGTGTTTCCTGGCCTTTAAGAGGAGTTCGCTTCCAGCAGATCCTTAAGAGACTTGGAAATCAATACGGGCTTGGATTTCTTACAGGCAGCATTTTTATCAGCCAATCTGCAAATGTAATTCTTCCGGCACGGATAGGAGACCTGAGCAGGATGTATATCCTGAAAAAAAGCAAGGACCTTGCCTTTACAACTAGCTTCTCCTCGATAACAGTAGAAAGAGTCTTTGATATAGTTGCAATAACTTCCATTGCAATACTTGCGTCTTCAGGTGCTGCATCCCATTTTGAACTTGCCCCCTGGATGGAATCCCTGATAAAGCTGTCCGGACTTGCAGTAGTGCTTTTTTTCTTAATTCTCTTTATTGTGTCTTTCCGAGAAGGCAACACAAGAAAAAGATTGGAAATGAAAAAATCCCAGAATGGGACCTCTGGAAAGATAAAGAGTTTTGCCTCTACTTTATTACATCAGATGAGCGTCGTTGCCGTACGTCCGAGCTCGTTTCTGGCAGTAACCGTCTCTTCTCTTCTTATATGGGGAATAGATATATTCACCTGTTTCCTTGTCCTTAAATCTTTTCCGACAGTCGCCGAAAGCGTCTCGTCCACATATATGATATCCCTGATTTTTCTGGCTGTAGCCCTGGGAAATATTGCAAAAATCTTTCCGATAACACCTGGAGCCATAGGAACATATGAAGTTGCCCTTACTGCAGTTTTCGGGCTTGGAGGAATCGAACCGGAAATAGGATTTACGGTTGCCGTACTTGATCATATTATAAAAAATTCAATTACTTTGATAGGAGGCGGTCTCGCTCTCTCTGAGCTCGGACTCAGGTGGAGAGAAGTGCTTTGTACTGATAAAGATGTTTTGAAAGGGTAA